A window of the Bradyrhizobium diazoefficiens genome harbors these coding sequences:
- a CDS encoding NAD(P)/FAD-dependent oxidoreductase — protein MRSAIILGGGMVGVGAALHLRQRGWTVTLVDRREPGRETSYGNAGMIQAEAVRPYPMPRDLASLVKIATGRTNDVRYSLSSLHRHVEPLLRYWWHSAPKRHREAIAAWAQLIAYATPEHDILIREAHADNLIRRAGYRVLHRDPASFDLAIKTAEEDRREFGVNFRVLSGSELTKAEPILRDDLPGAIHWLDTWTVSDPGALVTAYANLFERLGGIIVLGDAQSLQQTATGWSVDTDNGRIDAANAVVTLGPWSPDLLHKFGYRIPLVRKRGYHMHYSGGASLDLPLVDKGRGYAMGPMAKGIRITTGAELTGPDALATLVQLASAEASARELIDLGKRAEPEPWFGTRPCTPDMVPVLGRAPRHPGLWMNFGHGHQGFTLGPATGRLLAEMMNGETPSIDPTPYRPERF, from the coding sequence ATGCGAAGCGCAATCATTCTCGGCGGCGGCATGGTGGGCGTCGGTGCCGCCTTGCATCTGCGGCAGCGCGGCTGGACCGTCACGCTGGTCGACCGCAGGGAGCCCGGCCGCGAGACCAGCTACGGCAATGCCGGGATGATCCAGGCGGAAGCGGTGCGGCCCTATCCGATGCCGCGCGATCTCGCCTCGCTCGTGAAGATCGCGACCGGCCGCACCAACGACGTGCGCTACAGCTTGTCCTCTCTGCATCGCCACGTCGAGCCCCTGCTCCGCTATTGGTGGCACTCGGCGCCGAAGCGGCATCGCGAGGCAATCGCCGCGTGGGCGCAGCTCATCGCCTACGCGACGCCCGAGCACGACATCCTGATCCGCGAGGCCCATGCCGACAATCTGATTCGGCGCGCCGGTTACCGTGTGCTGCATCGCGACCCCGCCTCGTTCGATCTGGCGATCAAAACGGCAGAGGAAGACCGCCGCGAGTTCGGGGTGAATTTTCGCGTGCTCTCGGGCAGCGAACTGACCAAGGCCGAGCCGATTTTGCGCGACGACCTCCCGGGTGCGATCCATTGGCTCGACACCTGGACCGTGTCCGATCCCGGCGCCCTGGTCACGGCCTACGCCAATCTGTTCGAGCGCCTCGGCGGCATCATCGTGCTCGGCGATGCGCAATCGCTGCAGCAGACCGCGACCGGATGGTCGGTCGACACCGACAATGGCCGCATCGATGCCGCCAATGCCGTCGTGACGCTCGGACCGTGGTCCCCGGATCTCCTGCACAAGTTCGGCTATCGCATCCCGCTGGTGCGCAAGCGCGGCTACCACATGCATTACAGCGGCGGCGCCTCGCTCGATTTGCCGCTGGTCGACAAGGGCCGCGGCTATGCCATGGGGCCGATGGCCAAGGGCATCCGCATCACCACCGGCGCGGAGCTGACGGGGCCGGATGCACTGGCAACGCTGGTGCAACTCGCAAGTGCCGAAGCCTCAGCGCGCGAGCTGATCGATCTCGGCAAGCGCGCCGAACCGGAGCCATGGTTCGGCACCCGCCCCTGCACGCCGGACATGGTGCCGGTGCTCGGGCGCGCCCCGCGCCACCCCGGCCTCTGGATGAACTTCGGCCACGGTCACCAGGGCTTTACGCTCGGCCCCGCCACAGGACGCCTGCTCGCGGAGATGATGAACGGCGAGACGCCGTCAATCGATCCGACGCCGTACCGCCCGGAGCGGTTCTAG
- a CDS encoding biotin transporter BioY: MWPIRPGETVGALRAVVLVALGSALMALSAKVNLPLPYVPMTLQTLVVLMIGAAYGWRLGSATMIAYLAEGAMGLPVFAGPIGGIAPLVGPTAGYLYGFVLAAFVIGWFAERGWDRNVVLLFAAMAVGHVVIFIAGFGWLAYGIGLGATKAWLVGVAPFIAASVVKNALGAALMPAVRRIVDRRV, from the coding sequence ATGTGGCCGATCCGACCGGGCGAGACCGTCGGCGCCTTGCGCGCTGTCGTCCTTGTGGCGCTCGGCTCGGCGCTGATGGCGTTGTCGGCCAAGGTGAATCTGCCGCTGCCTTACGTGCCCATGACGTTGCAGACCCTGGTCGTGCTGATGATCGGCGCGGCCTATGGCTGGCGCCTTGGCAGCGCAACCATGATCGCCTACCTCGCCGAAGGCGCGATGGGGCTGCCGGTGTTCGCCGGTCCGATCGGTGGAATTGCACCGCTGGTCGGCCCGACCGCCGGTTATCTCTACGGCTTCGTGCTGGCTGCCTTCGTCATTGGCTGGTTCGCCGAACGGGGCTGGGATCGCAACGTCGTGCTGCTGTTTGCGGCAATGGCGGTCGGCCATGTCGTTATTTTCATCGCCGGTTTCGGCTGGCTGGCCTACGGCATCGGCCTTGGCGCGACCAAGGCCTGGCTGGTTGGCGTCGCGCCGTTCATTGCGGCCTCGGTGGTCAAGAACGCGCTGGGCGCTGCGCTGATGCCGGCGGTACGGCGGATCGTCGACCGCCGCGTCTAG
- a CDS encoding penicillin-binding protein 1A: MRLLVRFMGFLFAAGTVMFLVGVGAVAGLIWHFSKDLPDYSQLQDYEPPVMTRVHAVDGSLLGEYAKERRLYLPIQAVPKLVINAFLAAEDKNFYEHGGIDYTGMARAGLVYLQNYGSNRRPQGASTITQQVAKNFLLTNEVSFARKIKEALLAMRIEKTYSKDKILELYLNEIYLGLGAYGIAAASLVYFDKSVNELTVAEASYLAALPKMPATLHPVRNRDRAIERRNYVIDRLQENGWIKQADAEKARKEPLAVTNRSNGAHTFAGEYFAEEVRRDIFERYGEKKLYEGGLSVRTTLDPKIQVMARKTMVTGLVNYDEQQGYRGAISKLDISGDWGVKLAEIKSLSDISPWRMAVVLETSDQSARIGFQPNRELGGAVSKQRETGLITLDGVKWAKAAQGAAKGRAATSVAQVLQPGDVIYADPLYSKEGQPVEGQYRLRQIPEVSGAMVVMDPWTGRVLAMVGGFSFDQSQFNRATQAYRQPGSSFKPIVYSAALDNGYTPSTVVLDAPIEIDQGQGAGVWRPENFDAGKYMGPMTLRNALRLSRNTVTVRLAQDIGMPLIGEYARRFGVYDELPNYLSYALGAGETTAMRMVTAYSMLANGGRRVKPTLIDRIQDRYGHTIFKHDQRECRGCDAPGGWKNQTEPQLIDRREQVLDSMTAYQITELLEGVVQAGTATVVREVGKPIAGKTGTTNEAKDAWFVGFSPDVAVAIYMGYDKPRSLGRGNAATGGHLSAPIARDFFKLALADKPAVPFKVPAGIKLVRVVAKTGMRAGPGESGGTILEAFKPGTAPPDNYSVIGVADADGRGGMPSSQQQPDSGFLMRPGTGGLW; encoded by the coding sequence ATGCGCTTGCTTGTGCGGTTCATGGGCTTCCTGTTCGCCGCGGGAACGGTGATGTTCCTTGTCGGTGTCGGTGCCGTGGCAGGCCTGATCTGGCATTTCTCCAAGGACTTGCCCGATTACTCTCAGCTTCAGGATTACGAGCCGCCGGTGATGACCCGCGTGCACGCGGTCGACGGCTCGCTGCTCGGTGAGTACGCCAAGGAGCGGCGGCTGTACTTGCCGATCCAGGCGGTGCCGAAGCTCGTGATCAACGCGTTCCTCGCCGCCGAAGACAAGAATTTCTACGAGCACGGTGGCATCGACTACACCGGCATGGCGCGCGCCGGCCTGGTCTATCTCCAGAACTACGGCTCCAACCGCCGCCCGCAGGGTGCGTCGACCATCACCCAGCAGGTCGCCAAGAACTTCCTTCTGACCAACGAGGTCTCCTTCGCGCGCAAGATCAAGGAAGCCTTGCTCGCGATGCGCATCGAGAAGACCTATTCGAAGGACAAGATCCTCGAGCTCTATCTCAACGAAATCTATCTCGGTCTCGGCGCCTACGGCATCGCGGCGGCTTCGCTGGTCTATTTCGACAAGTCGGTGAACGAACTCACCGTGGCGGAAGCTTCCTACCTCGCGGCGCTGCCGAAAATGCCGGCGACGCTGCATCCGGTGCGTAACCGCGACCGCGCTATCGAACGCCGCAACTACGTGATTGACCGTCTCCAGGAGAACGGCTGGATCAAGCAGGCCGACGCCGAGAAGGCGCGCAAGGAGCCGCTGGCCGTCACCAACCGTTCCAACGGTGCCCACACCTTCGCCGGCGAATATTTTGCCGAGGAAGTCCGCCGCGACATTTTCGAGCGCTATGGCGAGAAGAAGCTGTATGAGGGCGGCCTCTCGGTGCGCACCACGCTCGATCCGAAGATCCAGGTCATGGCGCGCAAGACCATGGTCACCGGCCTCGTGAATTATGACGAGCAGCAGGGTTATCGCGGCGCCATCAGCAAGCTCGATATTTCGGGTGACTGGGGCGTGAAGCTCGCCGAGATCAAGTCGCTCTCCGACATCTCGCCGTGGCGCATGGCGGTGGTGCTGGAGACCAGCGACCAGTCCGCGCGCATCGGCTTCCAGCCGAACCGCGAACTCGGCGGCGCCGTCAGCAAGCAGCGGGAGACCGGTCTGATCACGCTCGACGGCGTCAAATGGGCGAAGGCGGCCCAGGGCGCTGCAAAGGGCAGGGCGGCGACGTCGGTGGCGCAGGTGCTGCAGCCCGGCGACGTGATCTATGCCGATCCGCTCTACAGCAAGGAGGGACAGCCGGTCGAAGGTCAGTACCGTCTGCGCCAGATCCCCGAAGTGTCGGGCGCGATGGTGGTGATGGACCCCTGGACCGGCCGCGTTCTCGCCATGGTCGGCGGCTTCTCGTTCGACCAGAGCCAGTTCAACCGCGCCACGCAGGCCTATCGGCAGCCGGGTTCGTCGTTCAAGCCGATCGTCTATTCGGCAGCGCTCGACAACGGGTACACGCCGTCGACCGTCGTGCTCGACGCGCCGATCGAAATCGACCAGGGCCAGGGCGCCGGCGTGTGGCGTCCGGAAAACTTTGATGCCGGCAAGTATATGGGGCCGATGACTTTGCGCAATGCGCTGAGGCTATCGCGCAACACGGTGACGGTACGGCTTGCGCAAGACATCGGCATGCCCCTGATCGGCGAATATGCGCGCCGCTTTGGCGTCTATGATGAATTGCCGAACTATCTCTCCTACGCGCTCGGTGCCGGCGAGACCACGGCGATGCGCATGGTCACGGCCTATTCGATGCTCGCCAATGGCGGCCGCCGGGTGAAGCCGACCCTGATCGACCGTATCCAGGACCGCTACGGCCACACCATCTTCAAGCATGACCAGCGCGAATGCCGCGGCTGCGACGCGCCCGGCGGCTGGAAGAACCAGACCGAGCCGCAGCTGATCGATCGCCGCGAGCAGGTGCTGGACTCCATGACGGCCTATCAGATCACCGAGCTGCTGGAAGGCGTGGTTCAGGCCGGTACCGCGACCGTCGTGAGGGAAGTCGGCAAGCCGATCGCCGGCAAGACCGGCACCACCAACGAGGCCAAGGACGCCTGGTTCGTCGGCTTCTCGCCCGATGTCGCGGTCGCCATCTATATGGGCTACGACAAGCCGCGCTCGCTCGGCAGAGGCAATGCCGCAACCGGCGGCCATCTCTCTGCCCCGATCGCTCGCGACTTCTTCAAGCTCGCGCTTGCCGACAAGCCCGCGGTCCCGTTCAAGGTGCCGGCCGGCATCAAGCTGGTTCGCGTCGTCGCCAAGACCGGCATGCGCGCTGGCCCCGGCGAGTCCGGTGGAACCATCCTCGAGGCCTTCAAGCCGGGCACGGCGCCGCCGGATAATTACTCGGTCATCGGGGTCGCCGACGCAGACGGGCGCGGCGGCATGCCGTCTTCGCAGCAGCAGCCGGATTCCGGCTTCCTCATGCGGCCGGGCACCGGCGGGCTGTGGTAG
- a CDS encoding N-acetylmuramoyl-L-alanine amidase: protein MASRTNQRVLLGIALLCAAALPCADSSRLSAAESPSQSSVAAANFPIATAARLAGDGKQTRFILDLDQTVSFRATTLADPYRVVVDVPQVNFQLAPGSGAGRGLVKAFRYGLVMPGGSRIVFDLTGPANITNSYVLEAANGQPARLVLELEEVDRAAFVPTPAPENRPELRPTIAAAPPATIPAAPDSAQQKPGAPVDGRPVVVIDPGHGGIDNGTQSSGESEKNLVLAFGLALRDRLEKAGKYRVVMTRDDDTFIPLNDRSKIARNLNAALFVSIHADALPKAEGDAQGATIYTLSDKASDAEAQRLADAENRADAIAGFNLAEEPTDVADILIDLTQRETRTFSNRFAHLLMGEMKSTVRMHKHPLKSAGFRVLKAPDVPSVLVEIGYVSNKGDLEHLVSEGWRSRAVGSMAQAIDTFLAKRMATAGAGN, encoded by the coding sequence GTGGCGAGCCGCACAAATCAACGGGTTTTGCTGGGGATTGCGCTTCTGTGCGCCGCGGCATTGCCGTGCGCCGATTCCTCGCGTCTGAGCGCGGCCGAGAGCCCATCGCAATCCTCTGTTGCGGCGGCGAATTTTCCGATTGCCACAGCCGCGCGGCTGGCCGGCGACGGCAAGCAGACCCGCTTCATTCTCGACCTCGACCAGACCGTCAGCTTCCGCGCCACGACTCTCGCCGACCCCTACCGGGTCGTGGTCGATGTTCCCCAGGTGAATTTTCAGCTGGCGCCGGGCTCCGGAGCCGGACGAGGGCTGGTCAAGGCCTTCCGCTACGGCCTGGTGATGCCCGGCGGCTCCCGAATCGTGTTCGACCTGACCGGGCCCGCCAACATCACCAATTCCTATGTGCTCGAGGCGGCCAACGGCCAGCCGGCCCGACTGGTGCTCGAGCTGGAGGAGGTCGACCGCGCGGCTTTCGTGCCGACGCCCGCCCCGGAGAATCGCCCCGAGCTGCGGCCGACGATCGCTGCCGCGCCGCCGGCGACAATTCCTGCCGCTCCTGACTCGGCGCAGCAGAAGCCAGGGGCGCCGGTCGATGGCCGTCCTGTCGTCGTGATCGATCCCGGCCATGGCGGCATCGACAACGGCACCCAGTCGAGCGGCGAGAGCGAGAAGAACCTGGTGCTCGCCTTTGGACTGGCGCTGCGCGACCGGCTGGAAAAGGCCGGCAAATACCGGGTGGTGATGACGCGGGACGACGACACCTTCATTCCGCTCAATGACCGGAGCAAGATCGCCCGCAATCTGAACGCCGCGCTATTCGTCTCGATTCACGCCGACGCGCTGCCGAAGGCCGAAGGCGATGCGCAGGGCGCCACCATCTACACGCTCTCGGACAAGGCCTCCGATGCCGAGGCCCAGCGCCTGGCCGATGCCGAAAACCGCGCCGATGCGATTGCTGGCTTCAATCTTGCGGAGGAGCCGACCGATGTCGCCGACATCCTGATCGACCTCACGCAGCGGGAAACACGCACCTTTTCAAACCGTTTTGCGCATTTGCTGATGGGCGAAATGAAGTCGACCGTGCGGATGCACAAGCACCCCCTGAAGTCGGCCGGTTTTCGGGTGCTGAAAGCCCCCGACGTGCCCTCCGTGCTGGTCGAGATCGGCTACGTCTCCAACAAGGGCGACCTCGAGCACCTCGTGTCCGAGGGCTGGCGGTCACGCGCGGTGGGCTCGATGGCCCAGGCGATCGACACGTTCCTGGCCAAGCGGATGGCGACGGCGGGGGCCGGCAATTAG
- a CDS encoding dicarboxylate/amino acid:cation symporter, whose product MTTTTMAGAPAARSAAKPWYKILYVQVLIAIVLGAIVGWLWPTVATNDWIKALGDGFIKLIKMVIAPIIFCTVVSGIAHIQDAKKVGRIGVKALVYFEIVSTFALVIGLIIGNVVKPGAGFGSAAANANAVANFAKQAESQRSVDFILHIIPDTVVGAFAQGEILQVLLFSVLFGFAIMGLGERGHTIRSFIDDAAHAVFGVISIVMRAAPLGAFGAMAYTIGKFGTGAILNLMGLIATFYLTAALFVFVVLGIIARVAGFSIFKFLAYIKDELLIVLGTSSSESALPSLMEKLERLGCSKSVVGLVVPTGYSFNLDGTNIYMTLATLFIAQALGFDLTFGQQLTILVVAMLTSKGASGITGAGFITLAATLAVVDPRLVPGMAIVLGIDKFMSECRALTNLCGNGVACVIVAWWEGELDRDKLNARLSQQIDPTDMETAVTTD is encoded by the coding sequence ATGACAACGACAACGATGGCCGGCGCGCCGGCCGCACGGAGTGCGGCCAAGCCGTGGTATAAAATTCTCTACGTCCAGGTGCTGATCGCCATCGTGCTCGGCGCGATCGTCGGCTGGCTCTGGCCGACGGTTGCCACCAACGACTGGATCAAGGCGCTCGGCGACGGCTTCATCAAGCTGATCAAGATGGTGATCGCCCCGATCATCTTCTGCACCGTGGTCTCCGGCATCGCCCACATCCAGGACGCCAAGAAGGTCGGGCGCATCGGCGTCAAGGCGCTGGTCTATTTCGAGATCGTCTCCACCTTCGCGCTCGTCATCGGCCTCATCATCGGCAACGTCGTGAAGCCGGGTGCAGGCTTCGGCAGTGCGGCTGCGAATGCCAATGCGGTTGCCAACTTCGCCAAGCAGGCTGAGAGCCAGAGGAGCGTCGACTTCATCCTGCACATCATTCCCGACACCGTTGTCGGTGCCTTTGCGCAAGGCGAGATCCTGCAGGTGCTGCTGTTTTCGGTGCTGTTCGGCTTCGCCATCATGGGGCTCGGCGAGCGCGGCCACACCATCCGCAGCTTCATCGACGATGCCGCGCATGCGGTGTTCGGCGTCATCTCCATCGTGATGCGCGCGGCGCCGCTCGGTGCGTTCGGTGCGATGGCCTATACCATCGGCAAGTTCGGCACCGGCGCGATCCTCAATCTGATGGGCCTGATCGCGACGTTCTATTTGACCGCGGCGCTGTTCGTCTTCGTGGTGCTTGGCATCATCGCGCGCGTCGCCGGTTTCTCGATTTTCAAGTTCCTCGCCTACATCAAGGACGAGCTGCTGATCGTGCTCGGCACCTCGTCGTCGGAAAGCGCGCTGCCGTCCTTGATGGAGAAGCTGGAGCGGCTCGGCTGCTCGAAGTCGGTGGTTGGCCTCGTGGTGCCCACGGGTTATTCGTTCAACCTCGACGGCACCAACATCTACATGACGCTGGCGACCCTGTTCATCGCACAGGCGCTCGGCTTCGATCTCACCTTCGGCCAGCAGCTCACGATCCTCGTCGTGGCGATGCTGACCTCGAAGGGCGCCTCCGGCATCACCGGTGCGGGCTTCATCACGCTGGCGGCGACGCTCGCAGTGGTCGACCCGCGGCTCGTGCCGGGCATGGCGATCGTGCTCGGCATCGACAAGTTCATGAGCGAGTGCCGTGCGCTGACCAATCTCTGCGGCAACGGCGTGGCCTGCGTGATCGTCGCCTGGTGGGAAGGCGAGCTCGATCGGGACAAGCTCAACGCGCGGCTGAGCCAGCAGATCGATCCGACCGACATGGAAACCGCTGTAACGACGGACTGA
- a CDS encoding Rne/Rng family ribonuclease, with the protein MPNKMLIDATHPEETRVVVVRGNRVEEFDFETAQRKQLRGNIYLAKVTRVEPSLQAAFVEYGGNRHGFLAFSEIHPDYYQIPVADRQALIEAEEQAHREAEEESENRSHGRRRSRHRNSRRRSHGERVRSDIVEGLDAGADPVAQPVEGQALPEHADGTAHEGEHLHADAEHHGEHEGHDHDHHDHEHDDHEHAHDDEDHHTHGHDDHGHDHEHDHHDHDHADETPAPVAAIGAEPAVAAETVAESQEAAASETHAEALAEAVTSVAEPADAVYAAGESTEASHQDAEARADEDDEDDEDGEEAEEEHVESVGGDDVMEEVPERTFRPRRQYKIQEVIKRRQVMLVQVVKEERGNKGAALTTYLSLAGRYAVLMPNTARGGGISRKITSAQDRSRLKEVVQDLDVPEGMGIILRTAGAARTKPEIKRDFEYLIRMWETVRDLTLKSQAPTLVYEEGSLIKRSLRDLYNKEIDEISVAGESGYREARDFMKMLMPANVSAVKQYRDGQPLFSRMGVESQLDAMFSPTVQLRSGGYIVINQTEALVSIDVNSGRSTREHHIEDTALKTNLEAAEEVARQLRLRDLAGLIVIDFIDMDEKRNNRAVERKLSDCLRQDRARIQVGRISHFGLLEMSRQRIRASVLESSTDPCPHCGGTGHVRSVSSVALQLLRGLEEILMKGATHNLVVRTRTDVALYVLNHKRGHLRDLENGFKVTLAVIADASVSGPQAYVIDRGEQVHTLEAAKALLAAQAAASPPPLAEEAYDDEEFDSELESEVETEETEGLTEEQAAGDAAPEQDGQRGRKRRRRRRGRGGQRDGEAREDGAPTSPEGTVAAASEGEEDAESEQDGEEGEEQAARGEQQGADARRRRRGRRGGRRRRGGGEEGLAGSIGDELGGNPPSEATDAVADFDSAGSETAPSIAHSEHVAPVAPQMSQPEPYAPAPVETPVQPAPSAAVVEEETAADEKAARRRSTVREKVSFLSSSPSEPAAAAPEPVAPPAPEPAPEAANETPAAPRRAGWWSRRFGGGE; encoded by the coding sequence ATGCCCAACAAGATGTTGATCGATGCCACCCACCCGGAAGAGACCCGGGTCGTCGTGGTCCGCGGCAATCGTGTCGAAGAGTTTGACTTCGAGACCGCGCAACGCAAGCAACTGCGCGGGAATATCTACCTCGCCAAGGTCACAAGGGTCGAACCCTCGCTCCAGGCCGCTTTCGTTGAATATGGTGGCAACCGCCACGGCTTCCTCGCCTTCAGCGAAATCCATCCCGACTACTACCAGATCCCGGTCGCCGACCGGCAGGCGCTGATCGAGGCCGAAGAACAGGCCCATCGCGAGGCCGAGGAAGAGAGCGAGAACCGCTCTCACGGCCGCCGGCGCTCGCGCCACCGCAACTCCCGCCGCCGCAGTCATGGCGAGCGCGTCCGCAGCGACATCGTCGAGGGCCTCGACGCCGGCGCCGATCCGGTCGCTCAGCCGGTCGAGGGCCAGGCCCTGCCGGAGCATGCCGACGGCACTGCGCATGAGGGCGAGCACCTGCACGCCGATGCCGAGCATCACGGCGAGCACGAAGGTCACGACCACGATCATCATGATCACGAGCATGACGATCATGAGCACGCCCATGATGACGAGGATCATCACACTCACGGTCATGACGATCATGGTCATGACCACGAGCACGATCATCACGACCATGATCACGCCGACGAGACGCCCGCGCCCGTCGCAGCGATCGGCGCCGAGCCCGCTGTTGCGGCCGAGACCGTCGCCGAGTCGCAAGAGGCCGCCGCTTCTGAAACGCATGCCGAGGCTCTTGCCGAAGCCGTGACCTCCGTTGCCGAGCCGGCCGACGCCGTCTATGCCGCCGGTGAGAGCACTGAAGCTTCGCATCAGGATGCGGAAGCGAGGGCCGACGAAGACGACGAGGACGATGAAGACGGCGAGGAAGCCGAAGAGGAGCACGTCGAATCCGTCGGCGGCGACGATGTGATGGAGGAAGTGCCGGAGCGCACCTTCCGTCCGCGCCGCCAGTACAAGATCCAGGAAGTCATCAAGCGCCGCCAGGTGATGCTGGTACAGGTGGTCAAGGAAGAGCGCGGCAACAAGGGCGCGGCGCTGACGACCTACCTCTCGCTCGCCGGCCGCTACGCCGTGTTGATGCCGAACACCGCCCGTGGCGGCGGCATCAGCCGCAAGATCACCAGCGCCCAGGACCGTTCGCGCCTGAAGGAAGTGGTGCAGGATCTCGACGTGCCCGAGGGCATGGGCATCATCCTGCGCACCGCGGGTGCCGCCCGCACCAAGCCTGAGATCAAGCGCGACTTCGAGTACCTGATCCGGATGTGGGAGACGGTGCGCGACCTGACGCTGAAGTCGCAGGCCCCGACGCTGGTCTACGAGGAAGGCTCGCTGATCAAGCGCTCGCTGCGCGACCTCTACAACAAGGAGATCGACGAGATCTCAGTCGCCGGTGAATCCGGCTACCGCGAAGCGCGCGACTTCATGAAGATGCTGATGCCCGCCAATGTCAGTGCGGTAAAGCAGTATCGCGACGGCCAGCCGCTGTTCTCGCGGATGGGTGTCGAAAGCCAGCTGGATGCGATGTTCTCGCCGACCGTCCAGCTACGCTCCGGCGGCTACATCGTGATCAACCAGACCGAGGCGCTGGTCTCGATCGACGTCAACTCCGGACGGTCGACACGCGAGCACCATATCGAGGACACCGCGCTCAAGACCAATCTGGAGGCGGCCGAAGAGGTCGCCCGCCAGCTCCGCCTGCGCGACCTCGCCGGCCTGATCGTCATCGACTTCATCGACATGGACGAGAAGCGCAACAACCGCGCGGTCGAGCGCAAGTTGTCCGACTGCCTGCGCCAGGATCGCGCGCGCATCCAGGTCGGCCGCATCTCGCATTTCGGCCTGCTCGAGATGTCGCGCCAGCGCATCCGCGCCAGCGTGCTGGAATCCTCCACCGATCCCTGCCCGCATTGCGGCGGCACCGGCCACGTCCGCTCGGTCTCCTCGGTGGCGCTGCAGTTGCTGCGCGGCCTCGAAGAGATCCTGATGAAGGGCGCGACCCACAATCTCGTGGTCCGCACCCGCACCGACGTCGCGCTTTATGTGCTGAACCATAAGCGCGGCCATCTGCGCGATCTCGAAAACGGCTTCAAGGTCACGCTGGCGGTGATCGCTGATGCCAGCGTCAGCGGACCGCAGGCCTATGTGATCGATCGTGGCGAGCAGGTGCACACGCTGGAAGCCGCCAAGGCGCTGCTCGCAGCGCAGGCAGCCGCAAGCCCGCCGCCGCTGGCTGAAGAAGCCTATGACGACGAGGAATTCGATTCCGAACTGGAATCCGAGGTCGAGACCGAGGAAACCGAAGGTCTCACCGAAGAACAGGCCGCAGGCGATGCCGCGCCCGAGCAGGATGGCCAGCGCGGCCGCAAGCGCCGCCGGCGTCGTCGCGGTCGCGGCGGTCAGCGCGATGGTGAGGCGCGCGAGGATGGCGCTCCAACGTCTCCTGAAGGGACCGTAGCGGCAGCCAGCGAAGGCGAAGAGGACGCCGAGTCCGAACAGGACGGCGAGGAAGGCGAGGAACAGGCAGCCCGTGGCGAACAGCAGGGCGCAGACGCGCGCCGCCGCCGGCGTGGCCGCAGGGGCGGACGCCGTCGGCGCGGCGGTGGCGAGGAAGGTCTCGCCGGATCGATCGGCGACGAGCTCGGTGGCAATCCGCCGTCGGAAGCAACCGACGCGGTGGCCGATTTCGACAGCGCCGGCAGCGAGACGGCGCCGTCGATTGCGCATTCGGAGCACGTCGCCCCGGTTGCGCCGCAGATGTCTCAGCCTGAGCCCTATGCGCCAGCACCGGTTGAAACGCCGGTCCAGCCCGCGCCTTCTGCTGCTGTCGTCGAGGAAGAAACCGCAGCCGACGAAAAGGCAGCACGACGCCGCTCCACCGTCCGCGAGAAGGTGAGCTTCCTGTCGAGCAGCCCGAGCGAGCCGGCGGCCGCAGCGCCGGAGCCGGTTGCTCCGCCCGCGCCTGAGCCCGCGCCGGAAGCGGCAAACGAGACGCCGGCCGCGCCGCGTCGCGCCGGCTGGTGGTCGCGCCGTTTCGGCGGCGGCGAATAG